The following are encoded together in the Monodelphis domestica isolate mMonDom1 chromosome 5, mMonDom1.pri, whole genome shotgun sequence genome:
- the ATG101 gene encoding autophagy-related protein 101 isoform X2 has protein sequence MNCRAEVLEVSVEGRQVEEALLAVLHTVLLHRSTGKFHYKKEGTYSIGTVGTQDIDCDFIDFTYVRVSSEELDRALRKVVGEFKDALRNSGGDGLGQMSLEFYQKKKSRWPFSDECIPWEVWTVKVHVVALATEQERQICREKVGEKLCEKVINIVEVMNRHEYLPKMPTQSEVDNVFDTGLRDVQPYLYKISFQITDALGTSVTTTMRRLIKDTLAL, from the exons ATGAACTGCCGGGCCGAGGTCCTGGAGGTGTCCGTGGAGGGGCGGCAGGTGGAAGAGGCCCTGCTGGCTGTGCTGCATACAGTGCTCCTGCACCGAAGCACCGGCAAGTTCCACTACAAGAAGGAGGGCACCTACTCCATTGGCACTGTGGGCACCCAGGACATCGACTGTGACTTCATCGACTTCACCTACGTGCGGGTCTCCTCAGAGGAGCTGGACCGGGCCCTGCGCAAGGTCGTTGGGGAGTTCAAG GATGCCCTTCGGAACTCTGGTGGCGACGGCCTCGGGCAGATGTCCTTGGAGTTCTACCAGAAGAAGAAGTCCCGGTGGCCCTTCTCCGACGAGTGCATCCCCTGGGAGGTGTGGACAGTGAAGGTCCACGTGGTGGCCTTGGCCACGGAGCAGGAGCGCCAGATCTGCCGAGAGAAGGTGGGGGAGAAGCTGTGCGAGAAGGTGATCAACATCGTGGAGGTGATGAACCGGCACGAGTACCTGCCCAAGATGCCCACGCAGTCCGAGGTGGACAACGTCTTCGACACGGGCCTTCGGGACGTGCAGCCCTACCTCTACAAGATCTCCTTCCAGATCACGGACGCCCTGGGCACCTCGGTCACCACCACCATGCGCAGGCTCATCAAGGACACGCTGGCCCTCTAG
- the ATG101 gene encoding autophagy-related protein 101 isoform X1, producing the protein MVESSGSSLQVSGWFRPKRASQPPARLVGAARGRGMNCRAEVLEVSVEGRQVEEALLAVLHTVLLHRSTGKFHYKKEGTYSIGTVGTQDIDCDFIDFTYVRVSSEELDRALRKVVGEFKDALRNSGGDGLGQMSLEFYQKKKSRWPFSDECIPWEVWTVKVHVVALATEQERQICREKVGEKLCEKVINIVEVMNRHEYLPKMPTQSEVDNVFDTGLRDVQPYLYKISFQITDALGTSVTTTMRRLIKDTLAL; encoded by the exons ATGGTAGAGTCCTCAGGCTCCTCCCTCCAGGTCAGTGGATGGTTTCGTCCGAAGCG AGCCAGCCAGCCCCCTGCCAGGTTGGTGGGAGCAGCCAGAGGCCGGGGAATGAACTGCCGGGCCGAGGTCCTGGAGGTGTCCGTGGAGGGGCGGCAGGTGGAAGAGGCCCTGCTGGCTGTGCTGCATACAGTGCTCCTGCACCGAAGCACCGGCAAGTTCCACTACAAGAAGGAGGGCACCTACTCCATTGGCACTGTGGGCACCCAGGACATCGACTGTGACTTCATCGACTTCACCTACGTGCGGGTCTCCTCAGAGGAGCTGGACCGGGCCCTGCGCAAGGTCGTTGGGGAGTTCAAG GATGCCCTTCGGAACTCTGGTGGCGACGGCCTCGGGCAGATGTCCTTGGAGTTCTACCAGAAGAAGAAGTCCCGGTGGCCCTTCTCCGACGAGTGCATCCCCTGGGAGGTGTGGACAGTGAAGGTCCACGTGGTGGCCTTGGCCACGGAGCAGGAGCGCCAGATCTGCCGAGAGAAGGTGGGGGAGAAGCTGTGCGAGAAGGTGATCAACATCGTGGAGGTGATGAACCGGCACGAGTACCTGCCCAAGATGCCCACGCAGTCCGAGGTGGACAACGTCTTCGACACGGGCCTTCGGGACGTGCAGCCCTACCTCTACAAGATCTCCTTCCAGATCACGGACGCCCTGGGCACCTCGGTCACCACCACCATGCGCAGGCTCATCAAGGACACGCTGGCCCTCTAG
- the NR4A1 gene encoding nuclear receptor subfamily 4 group A member 1 isoform X2, producing the protein MPCIPAQYGTSAPSPGPRDHFSGEPLIQSRIAMDLAGPEVPPTAPTALPSFSTFMDSYSGEFDTFLYQLPPGAPQPSSSSSSSSSSSSSTSSSSATSPASSSFKFEDFQIYGCYPGSFSNQLEETLSSSGSDYYGSPCSAPSPSTPGFQPPQLSPWDGGSFGPFSPNQTYEGLRAWTEQLPKGRPQPPAFFSFSPPAAPSPTLAPSPLKLLPPQAAHRLGDGEAFGQPVFSALAPGSPHLDGPLSPAKARGGVPGGPEGRCAVCGDNASCQHYGVRTCEGCKGFFKRTVQKNAKYVCLANKDCPVDKRRRNRCQFCRFQKCLAVGMVKEVVRTDSLKGRRGRLPSKPKQTPDSSPVNLLTSLVRAHIDSVPSTAKLDYSKFQELVLPQFGKEDPGDVQQFYDLLSGSMDVIRKWAEKIPGFLELPPADQDLLLESAFLELFILRLAYRSKPGEGKLIFCTGLVLHRLQCVRGFGDWIDSILAFSRSLHSMVIDVPAFSCLAALVIITDRHGLQEPRRVEELQNRIAGCLKEHVSSSPSGEPQPPSCLSRLLGKLPELRTLCTQGLQRIFYLKLEDLVPPPAIVEKIFMDTLPF; encoded by the exons ATGCCCTGTATCCCGGCCCAGTATGGGACATCAGCTCCGAGCCCAGGACCTCGTGACCACTTCTCAGGGGAGCCCCTGATCCAGAGCCGGATCGCCATGGACCTGGCCGGCCCGGAGGTGCCCCCCACAGCCCCCACGGCGCTGCCCAGCTTCAGCACCTTCATGGATAGCTACAGTGGCGAGTTCGACACCTTCCTGTACCAGCTTCCGCCCGGGGCCCCCCAGCCCTCGTCGTCGTCCTCGTCCTCGTCGTCCTCCTCTTCGTCCACGTCCTCCTCGTCGGCCACGTCCCCAGCTTCCTCCTCCTTCAAGTTCGAGGACTTTCAGATCTACGGCTGCTACCCCGGCTCCTTCAGCAACCAGCTGGAGGAGACCCTGTCGTCCAGCGGCTCCGACTACTACGGCAGCCCCTGCTCGGCCCCGTCCCCGTCCACCCCCGGCTTCCAGCCCCCGCAGCTGTCCCCCTGGGACGGGGGCTCCTTCGGCCCCTTCTCCCCCAACCAGACTTACGAGGGCCTCCGCGCATGGACGGAGCAGCTGCCCAAGGGCCGCCCCCAGCCCCCCGCCTTCTTCTCCTTCAGCCCCCCGGCCGCTCCCAGCCCCACCCTGGCCCCCAGCCCCCTGAAGCTGCTCCCGCCACAGGCCGCGCACCGGCTGGGCGACGGGGAGGCCTTCGGACAGCCCGTCTTTTCTGCCCTGGCCCCTGGCTCCCCGCACCTGGACGGGCCCTTGTCCCCAGCCAAGGCCCGAGGAGGGGTCCCGGGGGGCCCTGAAGGCCGCTGCGCCGTGTGCGGGGATAACGCCTCCTGCCAGCACTACGGGGTCCGGACCTGTGAGGGCTGCAAGGGCTTCTTCAAG CGGACGGTGCAGAAAAACGCCAAGTACGTGTGCCTGGCCAACAAGGACTGCCCCGTGGACAAGAGGCGCAGGAACCGCTGCCAGTTCTGCCGTTTCCAGAAGTGTCTGGCCGTGGGCATGGTGAAGGAAG TGGTCCGGACGGACAGTCTGAAGGGCCGCCGGGGGCGCCTCCCCTCCAAACCCAAGCAGACTCCGGACTCCTCTCCGGTGAACCTCCTCACGTCCCTGGTCCGGGCACACATTGACTCTGTGCCCAGCACTGCCAAGCTGGATTACTCCAAG TTTCAGGAGCTAGTGTTGCCCCAGTTTGGGAAGGAGGACCCCGGAGACGTGCAGCAATTTTATGACCTGCTGTCCGGCTCCATGGACGTGATCCGCAAGTGGGCCGAGAAAATCCCCGGCTTTTTGGAGCTGCCTCCTGCCGACCAGGACCTGCTGCTGGAGTCGGCCTTCTTGGAGCTCTTCATCCTCCGGCTGGCCTACAG GTCTAAGCCGGGAGAGGGGAAGCTCATCTTCTGCACGGGGCTGGTCCTTCATCGGCTGCAGTGCGTGCGCGGCTTCGGGGACTGGATCGACAGCATCCTGGCCTTCTCGCGGTCCCTGCACAGCATGGTCATCGACGTCCCAGCCTTCTCCTGCCTGGCCGCCCTCGTCATCATCACCG ACCGCCACGGGCTGCAGGAGCCACGGAGGGTGGAAGAGCTCCAGAACCGCATCGCGGGCTGTCTGAAGGAGCACGTGTCGTCCTCCCCGTCCGGAGAGCCCCAGCCGCCCAGCTGCCTGTCTCGCCTGCTGGGCAAGCTGCCCGAGCTCCGCACCCTGTGTACCCAGGGGCTGCAGCGAATCTTCTACCTCAAGCTGGAGGATCTGGTGCCGCCCCCCGCCATTGTGGAGAAGATCTTCATGGACACGCTGCCCTTCTGA